Below is a genomic region from bacterium.
CTTTTGCATCTATTTCAGAATAAATTCCAGGAAAAGACCTCTGTAAATATCCAAAAGTATCCGCTCTCACTCTTCCTATATTTAATTTGTTTTTTACAATATCTGCTAATAAATCACCAAGAGCACCAGTTCCACTTAATTGAACATTTCCATGTGCATCAACTTCCTTTGTAAATTTAGAGGCAATTGGCTCTCCTTTTTCATCGGAAATTCCTTCCGAGACAGTAATAAGACATCTTCCATATTTTTTATATACATTATCAACATCAGAAAGAAATTTTTCCATAATAAAAGGTCTTTCAGGAAAGTATATAAGGTGTGGTCCATCATCTTCATAAATTTTTGCAAGAGAAGAAGATGCAACCAAAAAACCAGCATGCCTGCCCATAACAACATCTATTTTAACTCCTGGCAATGACTTATTATCTAAATTATCTCCCATAACAGCCATAGCAACAAATTTTGCAGCAGAACCATATCCAGGTGTATGGTCATTTTCTTTCAGGTCATTATCAATTGTTTTTGGTATATGAAAACATCTGAACTCATATCCAACTTTTTTTGCACTTTCATTCAAAATATAAGTTGTTTCAGCAGAATCATTTCCCCCAATATAAAAAAAGTATCTTATATCGTATTTTGTCATAATTTTAAATATCTTTTCACATTCCTCATCAGTTGGTTTTTTCCTCACACTTCCCAAAGCAGCACACGGAGTAAAGGCAACTTTTTTAAGATTAGAATTGCTTTCTTTCTTTAAATCAATTAAATTTTC
It encodes:
- a CDS encoding 6-phosphofructokinase: MNKIKGNMLIAQSGGPTVVINQSLVAAVLEAKKHKEIKGIYGALYGVKGVLEENLIDLKKESNSNLKKVAFTPCAALGSVRKKPTDEECEKIFKIMTKYDIRYFFYIGGNDSAETTYILNESAKKVGYEFRCFHIPKTIDNDLKENDHTPGYGSAAKFVAMAVMGDNLDNKSLPGVKIDVVMGRHAGFLVASSSLAKIYEDDGPHLIYFPERPFIMEKFLSDVDNVYKKYGRCLITVSEGISDEKGEPIASKFTKEVDAHGNVQLSGTGALGDLLADIVKNKLNIGRVRADTFGYLQRSFPGIYSEIDAKEAYKVGEIAVKSAISGDFGSSGSVSIKRKKSKKYSIYYEIVPLSNVAKETRSMPPAFINSENNFVTSAFIEYAKPIVGKLPEIGILKKIKVPKR